The Sorangiineae bacterium MSr11367 genome window below encodes:
- a CDS encoding YciI family protein translates to MPKYLISFERGAMDHIPEEDFPEVGKAAHAVIQEAKDSGVFVFSGGLKYDDGDAEPAVVTVDGVVTDVPSPESKELIGGFAIVDVPSREAALAWAAKIAVACRCAQDVRKFMHDPADD, encoded by the coding sequence ATGCCAAAGTACCTGATCTCGTTCGAGAGGGGCGCGATGGACCACATTCCCGAGGAGGATTTCCCCGAGGTGGGCAAGGCCGCCCATGCGGTGATCCAGGAGGCCAAGGACTCCGGCGTGTTCGTCTTTTCTGGCGGCCTGAAATACGACGACGGCGACGCAGAACCCGCCGTGGTGACCGTCGACGGTGTGGTCACCGACGTTCCATCTCCGGAGAGCAAGGAGCTCATCGGCGGCTTCGCCATCGTCGACGTACCTTCTCGTGAGGCGGCCCTGGCGTGGGCCGCAAAGATCGCGGTCGCCTGCCGCTGTGCGCAAGACGTCCGCAAGTTCATGCACGACCCGGCCGACGACTGA
- a CDS encoding LysR family transcriptional regulator gives MNTLPYSLDDLYWFALIADAGSLSRASRHYNVAKSTLSRRLARLEETTGMTLVQRNSAASSLTDAGAQLLEEAWPLIRRLEMHSNEWIGREADPRGLVRLSASGAFGHLVVLPIVLDFMRRYPLVDVEMEMTDRRVDLVANAIDIAVRIGAMADSDLLARKVATVRRILCASADYAKARGLPAHPDELENHDILVQSRNAATLELQSNGKTRAITLRRRLLLAPSDELLVPVQAGLGIAHLGEIQCARHLGTGALVRVLPEWEIPEFEVYLVSPNRRYRPPAVRMLMDELARRIPSVCESLISKKAALRSTKPR, from the coding sequence GTGAACACCCTGCCTTACTCGCTCGATGACCTCTATTGGTTCGCCCTGATCGCAGACGCCGGCAGCCTGTCGCGCGCCTCACGTCACTACAATGTCGCCAAGTCGACGCTCTCGCGCCGGCTGGCGCGGCTCGAGGAAACGACGGGGATGACCCTTGTCCAGCGCAACTCGGCGGCCTCCAGCTTGACCGATGCCGGCGCGCAGTTGCTGGAGGAGGCGTGGCCACTGATCCGGCGGCTGGAAATGCATTCGAACGAGTGGATCGGTCGTGAAGCAGACCCGCGCGGGCTGGTCCGGCTTTCGGCTTCGGGAGCTTTCGGACACCTCGTCGTGTTGCCGATCGTGCTCGATTTCATGCGCAGGTACCCGCTCGTCGATGTCGAAATGGAGATGACGGACCGGCGGGTCGACCTCGTCGCCAATGCGATCGACATTGCGGTGCGGATCGGCGCGATGGCGGACTCGGATCTTCTCGCGCGCAAGGTTGCGACCGTACGGCGCATCCTGTGTGCCAGCGCCGATTATGCGAAAGCGCGGGGCCTACCCGCGCATCCAGACGAACTGGAGAACCACGACATCCTCGTCCAGTCTCGGAACGCGGCGACGCTCGAACTGCAATCGAACGGCAAAACGCGCGCGATCACCCTCCGCAGGCGGCTCCTATTGGCTCCTTCCGACGAGTTACTCGTACCGGTGCAGGCAGGCCTCGGCATTGCCCATCTCGGCGAAATCCAATGCGCCCGGCATCTCGGGACCGGCGCGTTGGTGCGTGTCCTGCCGGAGTGGGAAATTCCTGAATTCGAGGTCTATCTCGTCAGCCCGAACCGGCGTTATCGGCCTCCGGCCGTCAGGATGCTCATGGACGAACTCGCGCGACGTATCCCCAGCGTCTGTGAAAGTTTGATATCGAAAAAGGCTGCGCTCAGAAGTACGAAACCCCGATGA
- a CDS encoding DJ-1/PfpI family protein has translation MNDIQSIHFLTFPRVSEQDLLTAWELLRALAWGFAEQGRQLHVSIGGFEPGPVATHMGTEIKTDRVLTPADRFDVLYVPGGLGGGPASQNPAILDLIRKHHAEGRWVAANCSGVGVLFRSGILDGKAITCPVALARRLPKLGANVLNPRLTWHVDAKNKIFTSGGGGTVHPSTIALVAQLFGRETARGLAANWDSLALHGDVLLQANGPMMGLEPELAAAAQDSYEMVFLPD, from the coding sequence ATGAACGATATCCAATCCATCCATTTCCTCACCTTCCCTCGGGTCAGCGAGCAGGACCTGCTGACGGCCTGGGAACTCTTGCGGGCTCTGGCCTGGGGCTTCGCGGAGCAAGGCCGGCAGCTGCACGTGTCGATTGGCGGCTTCGAGCCGGGTCCCGTCGCGACGCATATGGGCACGGAAATCAAGACCGACCGGGTTCTTACCCCCGCGGATCGGTTCGATGTGCTCTATGTGCCGGGTGGCCTGGGCGGAGGCCCTGCCTCACAGAACCCGGCGATCTTGGATTTGATCCGCAAGCACCACGCCGAGGGCCGCTGGGTGGCCGCCAACTGCTCGGGTGTCGGCGTCCTCTTCCGCTCTGGTATCCTCGATGGCAAGGCAATCACTTGTCCGGTGGCGCTGGCTCGCCGCCTGCCGAAGCTCGGTGCCAACGTGCTCAACCCCCGGCTGACTTGGCACGTGGACGCCAAGAACAAGATCTTCACGTCCGGAGGCGGAGGCACGGTCCATCCGAGCACCATCGCACTGGTTGCGCAGCTGTTCGGCCGCGAAACCGCCAGGGGGCTGGCCGCAAACTGGGATTCGCTCGCATTGCACGGCGACGTACTGCTTCAGGCCAACGGTCCAATGATGGGCCTTGAACCGGAATTGGCCGCCGCCGCACAGGATAGTTATGAGATGGTCTTCCTGCCCGACTGA
- a CDS encoding FAD-dependent monooxygenase, translating to MMKHAVVIVGGGPTGLMLAAELALARIDVAVVERRKDQSVTGARAGGLHARTIEVLDQRGVAERFLSAGTVMQITGFAMVMLDISDFPTRHAYGLALAQEGIERVLAAWVDELAVPIYRERDVIDFTQDDAGVDVQLSDGSAIRAQYLVGCDGGRSIVRKKAGIEFPGWDPSLSYLIAECQAAEEPAWGIRRDERGVNGLAKLDDGKRMRILVNGPPVIRQSEETPTLDELRAALVGVWGTDFGVHNVTFISRFSDMTRQAAAYRERRVLLAGDAAHVHSPAGGQGLNIGVQDAVNLGWKLAQVVNGTSPENLLDTYQAERHPIGARVLKLTMAQTAIMRGDERTLAMHERLAELLQMDEPRQHTAAMMSGLGIRYDLGEGHPLLGRRMPDLDLEMDHDGSSKRVFTLLHHARPVLIHFGEPGVLDTAAPWKDRVQRVGARYTGAWELPALGAVDAPKAVLIRPDGYVAWIGDSTGKGLREALTNWFGRPGEERAEPLS from the coding sequence ATGATGAAACACGCGGTCGTGATCGTGGGTGGGGGGCCTACCGGATTGATGTTGGCTGCGGAGCTGGCGCTTGCGCGCATCGACGTTGCGGTCGTCGAGAGACGCAAGGACCAATCGGTCACGGGCGCTCGCGCGGGCGGGCTCCATGCGCGCACCATCGAGGTGCTCGACCAACGCGGTGTCGCGGAGCGCTTTCTCTCCGCGGGCACCGTCATGCAGATCACCGGCTTCGCCATGGTCATGCTCGACATTTCCGACTTTCCCACTCGGCATGCCTACGGGCTCGCGCTCGCCCAAGAAGGGATCGAACGCGTGCTCGCGGCGTGGGTCGACGAGCTCGCGGTTCCTATTTACCGCGAGCGCGATGTCATCGACTTCACGCAGGATGACGCGGGGGTGGACGTCCAGCTCTCCGATGGCAGCGCCATACGCGCTCAGTACCTCGTCGGATGCGATGGCGGCCGCAGCATCGTTCGCAAGAAGGCCGGCATCGAGTTTCCCGGATGGGATCCGTCGCTCAGTTACCTGATTGCCGAATGCCAGGCGGCCGAAGAACCCGCATGGGGCATTCGTCGTGACGAACGAGGCGTCAATGGTCTCGCCAAACTGGATGATGGGAAGCGCATGCGCATCCTCGTGAATGGGCCGCCCGTCATCCGGCAAAGTGAGGAGACGCCGACGCTCGACGAGCTTCGCGCTGCGCTCGTCGGGGTCTGGGGGACGGACTTCGGCGTGCACAACGTCACGTTCATCTCGCGGTTCAGCGATATGACTCGGCAGGCGGCGGCCTATCGAGAGAGGCGAGTGCTCTTGGCTGGTGACGCGGCGCACGTGCATTCGCCCGCCGGCGGACAAGGGCTCAACATCGGAGTCCAGGACGCCGTGAACTTGGGATGGAAGCTCGCCCAAGTCGTGAATGGCACATCGCCGGAGAATTTACTCGACACCTACCAGGCCGAGCGGCACCCGATTGGCGCGCGCGTGCTCAAGCTCACCATGGCGCAGACGGCGATCATGCGCGGCGACGAGCGGACTCTGGCCATGCACGAGCGCTTGGCCGAGCTGCTCCAGATGGACGAGCCTCGCCAGCACACCGCCGCGATGATGTCGGGTCTCGGTATCCGCTACGACCTTGGCGAGGGACACCCGCTGCTCGGACGACGCATGCCGGATCTCGATCTCGAGATGGACCACGACGGCAGCTCGAAGCGCGTCTTCACCCTGCTGCACCATGCTCGACCGGTGCTGATCCATTTCGGTGAGCCTGGTGTGCTCGACACCGCTGCTCCGTGGAAGGATCGCGTTCAACGCGTCGGCGCTCGATACACGGGCGCGTGGGAGCTCCCGGCGCTCGGCGCGGTCGATGCCCCCAAGGCGGTGCTGATTCGGCCCGACGGATACGTCGCATGGATCGGAGACAGCACCGGCAAAGGACTTCGCGAGGCCCTCACGAACTGGTTCGGACGGCCCGGCGAGGAGCGAGCCGAGCCTCTCTCGTGA
- a CDS encoding TPMT family class I SAM-dependent methyltransferase: protein MPKTPWNDDYAAGDLPWDIGQPDPRLVEFVESGAVVPGRALDVGCGTGTDAVWLAERGFDVLGVDIAPLAVEQARSKLGASKLRCRFATFDFLADALMEPPFDFVFDRGCFHGFEKVEERSRFAGRVAASLTTGGLWLSLIRSTEGPARDLETPGRSACDVVCAIESGLEILELRSIPSQIESARAWFCLSRKR from the coding sequence ATGCCGAAGACGCCCTGGAATGACGACTATGCCGCAGGTGATCTGCCTTGGGATATCGGCCAGCCTGACCCGCGGCTGGTCGAATTCGTCGAGTCCGGAGCCGTTGTGCCGGGACGCGCGCTCGATGTGGGTTGCGGTACGGGCACCGACGCCGTCTGGCTGGCCGAGCGCGGCTTCGACGTGCTCGGCGTCGACATCGCGCCACTCGCCGTGGAGCAGGCGCGTTCGAAGTTGGGGGCTTCGAAGCTGCGCTGCCGGTTCGCGACGTTCGATTTCCTTGCCGACGCGCTGATGGAACCCCCGTTTGACTTCGTGTTCGACCGCGGCTGCTTCCATGGGTTCGAGAAGGTCGAGGAGCGATCGCGATTTGCGGGCCGGGTCGCCGCTTCGCTGACCACGGGCGGGTTGTGGCTCAGCTTGATCCGCAGCACCGAAGGGCCGGCACGCGACCTCGAGACACCGGGCCGTTCCGCGTGCGACGTGGTTTGTGCGATCGAGTCCGGGCTCGAGATCCTGGAACTGCGCTCGATCCCATCCCAGATAGAATCGGCCAGGGCGTGGTTTTGCCTGTCTCGCAAGCGATGA